In Pongo abelii isolate AG06213 chromosome 5, NHGRI_mPonAbe1-v2.0_pri, whole genome shotgun sequence, a single genomic region encodes these proteins:
- the LOC100940232 gene encoding olfactory receptor 2H2, with product MFLYKQEQAIVNQSSTPGFLLLGFSEHPALERTLFVVVFTSYLLTLVGNTLIILLSVLDPRLHSPMYFFLSNLSFLDLCFTTSCVPQMLVNLWGPKKTISFLGCSVQLFIFLSLGTTECILLTVMAFDRYMAVCQPLHYATIIHPRLCWQLASVAWVIGLVESVVQTPSTLSLPFCPHRQVDDFVCEVPALIRLSCGDTSYNEIQMAVASVFILVVPLSLILVSYGAITRAVLRINSAKGQRKAFGTCSSHLTVVTLFYSSVIAVYLQPKNPYAQERGKFFGLFYAVSTPSLNPLIYTLRNKEVTRAFRRLLGKEMGLTQS from the coding sequence GTACAAACAAGAACAGGCCATAGTTAACCAAAGCTCCACACCGGGCTTCCTCCTTCTGGGCTTCTCTGAACACCCAGCACTGGAAAGGACTCTCTTTGTGGTTGTCTTTACTTCCTACCTCCTAACCCTAGTGGGCAACACACTCATCATCCTGCTGTCTGTGCTGGACCCCAGGCTCCACTCTCCAATGTACTTTTTCCTCTCCAACCTCTCCTTCTTGGACCTCTGTTTCACCACGAGTTGTGTCCCCCAGATGCTGGTCAACCTCTGGGGCCCAAAGAAGACCATCAGCTTCCTGGGCTGCTCTGTCCAGCTCTTCATCTTCCTGTCCCTGGGGACCACTGAGTGCATCCTCTTGACAGTGATGGCTTTTGATCGCTACATGGCTGTCTGCCAGCCCCTCCACTACGCCACCATCATCCACCCCCGCCTGTGCTGGCAGCTGGCATCTGTGGCCTGGGTCATTGGGCTAGTGGAGTCAGTGGTCCAGACACCATCCACCCTGAGCCTGCCCTTCTGCCCCCATCGGCAGGTGGATGATTTTGTCTGTGAGGTCCCAGCTCTAATTCGACTCTCCTGTGGGGACACCTCCTACAATGAGATCCAGATGGCTGTTGCCAGTGTCTTCATCTTGGTTGTGCCTCTCAGCCTCATCCTTGTCTCTTACGGAGCCATTACCCGGGCAGTGCTGAGGATTAACTCTGCAAAAGGGCAGAGGAAAGCTTTTGGGACCTGCTCCTCCCATCTCACTGTGGTCACCCTGTTCTACAGCTCAGTCATCGCTGTCTACCTCCAGCCCAAAAATCCCTATGCCCAAGAAAGGGGCAAGTTCTTTGGTCTCTTCTATGCAGTGAGCACTCCTTCACTTAACCCTCTCATATACACCCTGAGGAACAAGGAGGTAACCAGGGCATTCAGGAGATTGCTGGGGAAGGAAATGGGGCTCACACAAAGCTGA